The following coding sequences lie in one Oncorhynchus kisutch isolate 150728-3 linkage group LG27, Okis_V2, whole genome shotgun sequence genomic window:
- the LOC116357805 gene encoding uncharacterized protein LOC116357805, producing MNMTIITPLFLLCLTLLVGTTESVAEICRGTHCFSSEDWTRPCTGAHCQRRTDAAPQDLNPVMQDRQAFVKPLYQDAHTKHQTRSAQVPYTIIQPHRGGTATSDTQKENPRSITAEVYHPGCKGGNCQASQPRPTRTESVPRECKGIECKLPLRMRPKPKPQPCIGDSCVTGGGEDPRGQQPPLVHDRAAQFLGEFPEFGSERGSSPLGIQLTCDIKPGNNEVPSEDTLVLQLRLAKGQEKLVEALKGQQEEIRELQSRLSQQQGTLVSQQREILEEQSRLSQQMDQVKAQYGLLLENVKQMSFQGMQEELESHMVSLRGQARAHHTQAYTVHKVDMEARVMDVDLPVLACRSCGAEEYCDFRTGPPQCERCTICPAGFFLVSQCSIHADRICQDRDECLEVANLCSEQKKCLNTPGGFRCQGLSDREASTGLCGHAYFYNSEMEECQACQECEVEQVATPCTFTSDAICSTPSSTDSSRLSLSWAGVVTLPPTKSHAPGHAFPNLQLHIHGRGDSNLLATEDGHLVLRQHGLVWADENLALSHGCRSFVQVCLQLNTSDLTEGRDLSGVRVEQREVKSLQSASVSGVAEVAPGSMLSLLLRSASHHCNHTSDGLHLHDPSVAPLSLFWLSHDTGAVAMTAQAVSSAHYHTNYRPAFKTTSTSDPYVVGLTHDGRGVRFTESGTVRFVFQQALYSMGQACVTEGFHLLAYLNHNGSSMELARTYKTGVHYRDTSISLSAATMVGPGDTLGFEILSPGQCNIRYFGDDSGISALSLVWIPTTISSALSASVARTGLPSGAVRNKPLYFRQVSPHMPQMQVGLPGKGRAEQGREFVFTESGTASFALDLKLIHSCNPVKITLLRHRGEGAGEEGKPVPLAQQFGGQMPEGSGWASVGLRASFQVHNGTAVFVTLDCLRGRINQISHQTGSGVSILWVAA from the exons GCACTGTTTCAGCTCAGAGGACTGGACCAGACCTTGTACAGGGGCGCATTGCCAGCGGCGAACGGACGCAGCACCCCAAGACTTAAACCCCGTAATGCAAGACAGGCAAGCGTTTGTTAAGCCCCTTTACCAGGATGCCCATACTAAACATCAGACCAGAAGTGCACAGGTACCATACACTATCATTCAACCACATCGTGGTGGCACGGCCACAAGCGACACGCAGAAAGAAAACCCAAGGTCCATTACCGCGGAGGTGTACCACCCCGGGTGCAAAGGAGGGAATTGTCAAGCTTCCCAGCCGCGACCAACGAGAACTGAGAGTGTCCCCCGGGAATGCAAAGGGATTGAATGTAAACTGCCACTCAGGATGCGACCCAAGCCGAAGCCTCAACCGTGCATTGGCGACAGTTGTGTCACTGGTGGTGGCGAAGACCCGAGAGGGCAGCAGCCCCCCCTGGTTCATGACAGAGCGGCGCAATTTCTTGGAGAATTTCCGGAGTTTGGATCAGAACGTGGTTCATCGCCTCTTGGAATACAGTTGACATGCGACATCAAACCAG GCAACAATGAGGTGCCCTCAGAGGACACCCTGGTGCTGCAGCTGCGTCTGGCCAAGGGCCAGGAGAAGCTGGTGGAGGCACTGAAGGGCCAGCAGGAAGAGATCAGGGAGCTGCAGAGCAGACTGAGCCAACAGCAGGGGACGCTGGTCAGCCAGCAGAGAGAGATCCTGGAGGAGCAGAGCAGACTGAGCCAACAGATGGACCAG GTCAAGGCCCAGTATGGCCTACTCCTAGAGAATGTCAAGCAGATGTCCTTCCAGGGCATGCAGGAGGAGCTAGAGAGCCACATGGTGTCCCTCAGAGGCCAGGCCAGGGCCCATCACACCCAGGCCTATACTGTGCACAAGGTGGACATGGAGGCCAGAGTGATGGATGTAGACCTCCCCGTGTTGGCCTGCAGGTCCTGTGGAGCGGAGGAGTACTGCGACTTCAGGACAGGTCCGCCGCAATGTGAGAGGTGCACCATCTGTCCAGCGGGCTTCTTCCTGGTGTCCCAGTGCTCCATCCATGCTGACAGGATATGCCAG GACAGAGATGAATGCCTTGAAGTAGCAAACCTGTGTTCAGAACAGAAGAAATGTCTAAACACGCCAG GTGGATTCAGGTGCCAGGGCTTGTCTGACAGAGAGGCCAGCACAGGCTTGTGTGGACATGCCTACTTCTATAACTCGGAGATGGAGGAGTGTCAGGCCTGTCAGGAGTGTGAGGTGGAGCAAGTGGCCACACCCTGCACCTTCACGAGTGACGCCATCtgctccaccccctcctccactgACAGCAGCAGGCTGTCCCTGTCCTGGGCTGGGGTTGTGACCCTGCCTCCTACCAAGAGCCACGCCCCTGGTCACGCCTTCCCCAACCTGCAGCTCCACATCCATGGGCGGGGCGACAGCAATCTGCTGGCCACCGAAGACGGCCATCTGGTGCTGCGACAGCACGGCCTTGTGTGGGCAGACGAGAACTTGGCCCTGAGCCATGGATGCCGCAGTTTCGTCCAGGTGTGTCTGCAGCTTAACACCAGTGACCTGACCGAGGGGCGGGACCTTAGTGGGGTCAGGGTGGAGCAGCGGGAAGTTAAGTCGCTCCAGAGTGCCAGTGTCAGTGGGGTGGCAGAAGTTGCTCCAGGAAGTATGCTCTCCCTGCTCCTCAGGAGTGCCAGCCACCATTGCAACCACACAAGCGATGGCCTGCACCTCCATGACCCATCTGTGGCCCCTCTCAGTCTCTTCTGGCTGTCCCACGATACTGGTGCCGTTGCCATGACTGCGCAGGCAGTGTCATCGGCGCACTACCACACCAACTACCGGCCCGCCTTCAAGACCACGTCCACCTCTGACCCGTATGTTGTGGGGCTGACTCACGATGGGCGTGGAGTGCGCTTCACCGAAAGTGGCACAGTGCGCTTTGTGTTCCAACAGGCACTCTACTCCATGGGCCAGGCGTGCGTGACGGAAGGCTTTCACCTGCTGGCCTACCTCAACCACAATGGTAGCAGCATGGAGCTGGCTCGAACATATAAGACTGGTGTCCACTATCGCGACACGTCCATCTCCCTGTCGGCTGCTACCATGGTCGGCCCCGGCGATACTCTGGGCTTTGAGATACTCTCCCCGGGGCAGTGCAACATTCGCTACTTCGGTGACGACTCCGGCATCAGCGCCCTCAGTTTGGTGTGGATCCCCACTACCATCTCCTCCGCCCTCTCCGCCTCCGTGGCACGCACAGGCTTGCCCTCCGGAGCGGTGCGCAACAAGCCCTTGTATTTCCGCCAGGTGAGCCCCCACATGCCGCAGATGCAGGTCGGGCTTCCAGGGAAGGGTCGCGCTGAACAAGGACGTGAGTTTGTCTTCACGGAGAGCGGGACAGCCAGCTTTGCACTGGACCTGAAGCTGATCCACTCCTGCAACCCGGTTAAAATCACCCTGCTCAGACATAGAGGCGAGGGGGCAGGGGAGGAGGGCAAGCCAGTGCCCCTGGCCCAGCAGTTCGGGGGCCAGATGCCAGAGGGCAGTGGGTGGGCAAGTGTGGGGCTGCGGGCCTCCTTCCAGGTCCACAATGGCACGGCAGTTTTTGTCACATTGGACTGCTTGCGAGGACGCATCAATCAGATCAGTCATCAGACGGGGAGCGGCGTCTCCATACtgtgggtggcagcgtag